A stretch of Lactuca sativa cultivar Salinas chromosome 6, Lsat_Salinas_v11, whole genome shotgun sequence DNA encodes these proteins:
- the LOC111885091 gene encoding AP-5 complex subunit mu, whose translation MQRVKRIGAYTLLPSKHLQNLAGISGCVKPLHYFDIQKHQKLAMPSSCSIRALWILNNQDTVVFSRRFSVVERRWTVACKKANKRSEDNQDANLSSSSLPTDSELADAFVERKKREGSVRGYGIRVKQSIEGSDSWVDDPIMRHIISLHVKNEEDGKDDTFWPLILHTKGQYYILILPLVEPSHLKAYNTIRKRSDCGNGVGVDGNLSSLLLQLPSITGAFMVAHVLGDIITSDFQEPEVIGNAASSVGGLLDSLTGSIGISARPKPVAPPVATSTNSTTGSGGSGASDSPKLGPKNPEKDALRSFITSAMPFGTPLDINYSNISTIRNNGFSLTDMPPVDSKQPAWKPYLYKGKQRLIFTIHEVITAAMYDRDEIPDSLSISGQVNCRAELEGLPDVLFPLTGLDSKKIEVISFHPCAQVPEQTGGDKQAVMFSPPLGNFVLLRYQSPCSLGTPIKGFYQLSMVSENEGAFLFKLSLMEGYKSPLTMEFCTLNMPFPRRKIVGIEGTPSIGSVSFTDHFVEWKIIPSGRGVSGNKSIEASFPGTVRFAPWKSQRVVSSGFLQGIVGDEESDTEMESGNNNMVNVDEYLIEKMNKNLLAVDLEEPFCWHAYNYAKVSFKMVGASLSGMTIDPKSVNIFPSVKVPVEYSTQVHSGDYILWNTLGKCPVAATPKEIGKN comes from the exons ATGCAAAGGGTAAAACGGATAGGTGCCTACACCCTCCTTCCGTCTAAACACCTGCAGAACCTCGCTGGCATATCTGGTTGCGTAAAACCTTTACATTATTTCGATATTCAAAAACACCAGAAATTGGCGATGCCCAGTAGTTGCAGCATTCGAGCTCTCTGGATCCTCAACAATCAAGACACCGTCGTCTTCTCCCG GAGGTTTTCGGTGGTTGAAAGACGTTGGACTGTTGCTTGCAAGAAAGCAAATAAGAGGTCTGAAGATAATCAAGACGCAAATTTGTCGTCATCATCTCTTCCCACAGATTCGGAGCTAGCTGATGCATTTGTGGAACGGAAAAAGAG AGAAGGATCTGTTCGTGGGTATGGAATACGGGTCAAACAGTCAATCGAAGGATCAGATTCATGGGTTGATGATCCAATTATGCGTCATATAATAAGCCTTCATGTCAAGAACGAAGAAGATGGAAAAGACGATACATTTTGGCCTCTCATTTTGCACACCAAAGGCCAATATTACATCCTTATACTCCCCTTGGTTGAACCTAGTCATTTGAAAGCATACAACACAATTCGTAAGAGATCTGATTGTGGAAATGGCGTTGGAGTTGATGGAAACTTGTCTTCTCTGTTGCTTCAACTTCCATCCATCACAGG GGCATTCATGGTGGCACATGTTCTAGGAGACATAATCACATCAGATTTTCAAGAACCTGAAGTTATTGGAAATGCAGCTTCATCTGTTGGAGGTTTACTGGATTCATTAACCGGAAGTATTGGCATTTCTGCAAGACCAAAACCCGTAGCACCACCAGTTGCAACCTCCACCAATTCCACCACTGGTTCTGGTGGCTCTGGTGCATCAGATTCTCCAAAGCTTGGTCCCAAAAACCCTGAGAAAGATGCTCTTCGAAGCTTCATCACTTCTGCAATGCCCTTCG GCACCCCATTGGACATCAACTACTCAAACATTTCTACTATTAGAAACAACGGGTTCTCATTAACCGATATGCCACCTGTCGACAGCAAGCAGCCAGCTTGGAAACCTTATCTATACAAAGGAAAACAAAGACTAATATTCACAATTCACGAGGTTATAACTGCAGCAATGTATGACAGGGATGAAATCCCTGACAGCCTGTCGATATCCGGTCAGGTAAATTGTCGGGCAGAATTAGAAGGGCTGCCCGATGTTCTGTTTCCCCTGACCGGATTAGACAGTAAAAAAATCGAAGTAATTTCATTTCATCCATGTGCTCAAGTTCCTGAACAAACTGGAGGTGATAAACAAGCAGTTATGTTTTCACCTCCACTTGGGAATTTTGTCTTATTACGTTATCAAAGTCCATGCTCTTTAGGAACCCCAATCAAGGGATTTTATCAGCTTTCAATGGTGTCAGAAAACGAAGGTGCGTTTTTGTTTAAGTTGAGTTTGATGGAGGGGTATAAGAGTCCTTTAACAATGGAGTTTTGTACTTTGAATATGCCTTTTCCTAGAAGAAAGATAGTGGGGATTGAGGGGACACCTTCTATTGGAAGCGTGTCATTTACTGATCATTTTGTTGAGTGGAAAATTATACCCAGTGGACGTGGGGTTAGTGGGAATAAGAGTATTGAAGCAAGTTTTCCTGGAACTGTGAGGTTTGCTCCGTGGAAAAGTCAAAGGGTAGTTTCGTCCGGATTTTTACAAGGGATTGTGGGTGATGAAGAGAGTGATACGGAAATGGAGTCAGGGAATAATAACATGGTTAATGTAGATGAGTATTTGATTGAGAAGATGAATAAGAATCTTCTGGCGGTTGATTTGGAAGAGCCGTTTTGTTGGCATGCTTACAACTATGCAAAG GTATCTTTCAAGATGGTTGGGGCATCTTTATCAGGAATGACAATAGATCCTAAATCC GTAAACATTTTTCCATCTGTAAAAGTACCTGTGGAGTATTCTACTCAG GTCCACTCTGGGGATTATATATTGTGGAATACATTAGGTAAATGCCCTGTTGCTGCTACACCAAAAGAAATAGGCAAAAACTGA
- the LOC111885096 gene encoding probable protein phosphatase 2C 35, which translates to MGCVCCKFPSSLSDGGKKMKRKRRKNATADEFSEVIPIPSHDFKLECAALTRRGYYPDTPNKDNQDCFCIKTSIQGNPNVHIFGVFDGHGHSGKQCSNFVKNRLIEILSSDETLLEDPVKAYNSAFSTTNNELHDNPDIDDSMSGTTAITVLVINDKLYVANVGDSRAVISVKPDHQGRIVSQDLSDDQTPYRNDECERVKECGARVLSVDQVEGLKDPSVQSWGDEESSGSDPPRLWMQNAMYPGTAFTRSVGDSLAEKIGVMAVPEVSVTQLTHNHPFFVLASDGVFEFLSSQTVVDMVDRYMDPRGACSAVVAESYKSWLEHENRTDDITIIVVHVNGLINSGGEAGGSGGQPPPLRPDVSPQQSEMYGSVASDFS; encoded by the exons ATGGGTTGTGTTTGTTGCAAGTTTCCATCATCTTTGTCTGATGGTGGTAAGAAGATGAAGCGGAAGAGACGAAAAAACGCCACAGCAGATGAGTTTTCCGAAGTTATTCCTATCCCTTCTCACGATTTCAAGCTGGAGTGTGCCGCGCTTACACGACGTGGGTATTACCCTGACACCCCGAATAAAGATAATCAAGATTGTTTCTGTATCAAAACAAGTATCCAAGGTAACCCCAATGTCCACATCTTCGGTGTTTTCGATGGCCATGGTCATTCCGGCAAACAATGTTCAAATTTCGTCAAGAACAGGCTCATCGAGATTCTCTCCAGTGACGAAACATTGTTGGAAGATCCCGTAAAAGCTTACAACTCCGCTTTCTCCACAACTAACAACGAACTCCACGACAACCCAGACATCGACGATTCCATGAGTGGCACAACTGCGATTACTGTCCTTGTAATAAATGATAAGCTTTACGTGGCTAATGTCGGCGATTCAAGAGCTGTGATCTCCGTTAAACCTGACCATCAAGGTCGTATAGTTTCTCAAGATTTATCCGATGATCAAACCCCTTATAGAAACGATGAATGTGAAAGAGTGAAAGAATGTGGGGCTAGGGTTTTGAGTGTCGAtcaagttgaagggctaaaagatcCGAGTGTTCAATCATGGGGTGATGAAGAAAGCTCAGGTAGCGATCCACCACGTTTATGGATGCAGAATGCAATGTATCCTGGAACTGCTTTTACACGCAGTGTAGGTGATAGCCTTGCTGAAAAGATCGGTGTTATGGCTGTTCCTGAAGTTTCTGTAACTCAACTCACTCATAATCATCCATTCTTTGTTCTTGCAAGTGATGGCGTATTTGAGTTCTTATCTAGCCAAACTGTTGTTGATATG GTTGATAGATACATGGACCCACGAGGGGCGTGTTCTGCTGTGGTTGCAGAATCCTACAAATCATGGTTAGAACATGAGAATCGGACGGATGATATAACAATCATTGTTGTACATGTTAATGGATTAATCAAT TCCGGCGGTGAAGCTGGTGGAAGTGGTGGCCAACCACCACCATTGAGACCGGATGTTAGTCCTCAACAGTCGGAGATGTATGGATCGGTTGCAAGTGATTTCTCatga